One region of Vibrio pelagius genomic DNA includes:
- the plsX gene encoding phosphate acyltransferase PlsX has product MQNITVALDAMGGDFGPRVTVPAAVQALSYFPELKVILIGDRNAITSQLSSLGRQPDSRLSIQHCDRVISNSEKPSLALRNSQGSSMREAIDLVAESQADACVSGGNTGALMALSRFRLKLLPVIDRPALVSALPTASGGRTWMLDLGANVSSDADSLFQFAVMGSALAEQHLNRPPRVAILNIGAEEIKGNDLVKRCAEMLSNTQSVNFIGYIEGNQLLQDAADVVVCDGFVGNVCLKTCEGTAQLFIDKLKTRIMASTIKGWIARILFSELFTELKTLNPDQYNGASLLGLRGIVIKSHGSADVTAVVNAIGEAVHEVKRQVPSRISDRLEAVLLERHY; this is encoded by the coding sequence TTGCAAAATATAACCGTTGCGCTTGATGCAATGGGCGGGGATTTCGGTCCTCGTGTAACAGTGCCTGCCGCCGTGCAGGCACTGTCGTATTTCCCAGAGCTAAAAGTCATTCTCATAGGTGATCGAAATGCGATCACATCTCAACTATCCTCATTAGGTCGACAGCCTGATTCTCGTTTGAGTATTCAGCACTGTGACCGAGTTATTTCAAACTCAGAAAAGCCTTCTCTTGCCTTACGAAACAGTCAGGGCAGCTCTATGCGTGAAGCAATCGATCTGGTTGCGGAATCTCAAGCAGACGCATGTGTCAGCGGTGGAAATACCGGTGCATTAATGGCTTTGTCTCGTTTTCGTTTGAAACTTCTTCCCGTCATTGATAGACCAGCTCTCGTCTCAGCGTTGCCAACAGCATCCGGTGGTCGAACGTGGATGCTGGACCTAGGTGCCAATGTATCCAGTGATGCAGACTCTCTTTTTCAATTTGCTGTTATGGGAAGCGCACTTGCAGAACAACATTTAAACCGCCCACCACGTGTCGCGATTTTGAATATCGGCGCAGAAGAAATAAAAGGCAATGACCTTGTAAAACGATGCGCGGAAATGTTGTCCAACACCCAGTCTGTGAACTTCATCGGCTATATTGAAGGAAATCAATTGCTGCAAGATGCAGCAGATGTGGTTGTTTGTGATGGTTTTGTAGGCAATGTGTGCCTAAAAACGTGCGAAGGCACTGCACAACTCTTTATTGATAAGCTAAAAACGCGCATCATGGCGTCAACAATAAAGGGTTGGATCGCCAGAATATTGTTTTCTGAGCTATTTACTGAATTAAAAACCTTGAACCCCGACCAGTATAACGGCGCAAGTTTGTTAGGATTGCGCGGCATTGTCATTAAAAGTCATGGAAGTGCTGATGTAACTGCGGTTGTCAACGCGATTGGCGAGGCAGTACACGAGGTCAAACGACAAGTCCCTAGCCGCATTAGCGATCGTTTGGAAGCGGTTTTACTCGAGAGGCATTATTAG
- the rpmF gene encoding 50S ribosomal protein L32, with protein MAVQKSKKSRSMRGMRRSHDALTTAALSVDATSGETHLRHNVTAEGYYRGKKVINK; from the coding sequence ATGGCCGTACAAAAGAGCAAGAAATCACGTTCAATGCGTGGCATGCGTCGTTCACACGATGCGCTAACTACAGCTGCACTTTCTGTAGACGCAACTTCAGGTGAAACTCACCTACGTCACAACGTGACTGCGGAAGGTTACTACCGCGGCAAAAAGGTTATCAACAAGTAA
- the yceD gene encoding 23S rRNA accumulation protein YceD: MQKVKIPRTVDPARTAQKRLDLDGIIQTSLFKRLSEATEGVKRDAQVSLSFGLDEQRLVVISGKANVEVDLECQRCNEVFAHECDVEFTYTPYYNEKSEEEAPEEYDLVDLNEYGELDLIQLVEDEFILGLPQVAMHDEADCSVNSNNLVFGELPEEIEEDKKPNPFDVLKSLKK, translated from the coding sequence ATGCAAAAGGTAAAAATACCGCGTACAGTTGATCCGGCTAGAACCGCTCAAAAACGACTTGATTTAGATGGCATCATCCAAACTAGTCTTTTCAAGCGCTTAAGCGAAGCAACTGAAGGCGTAAAACGTGACGCGCAAGTCTCATTGTCATTTGGGCTTGATGAACAACGATTAGTCGTTATCTCTGGTAAAGCTAACGTCGAAGTCGATTTAGAGTGTCAACGTTGTAATGAGGTTTTCGCACATGAGTGCGATGTCGAATTCACTTATACTCCTTACTACAATGAGAAAAGTGAAGAAGAAGCACCGGAAGAGTACGATTTGGTAGATCTGAACGAGTACGGTGAATTAGACCTGATTCAATTAGTTGAAGACGAGTTCATCCTTGGATTGCCTCAAGTAGCAATGCACGACGAAGCGGACTGTAGCGTTAACTCAAATAACTTGGTGTTTGGTGAACTTCCTGAAGAAATTGAGGAAGACAAGAAGCCGAATCCATTTGATGTTTTAAAAAGCTTAAAGAAGTAA
- a CDS encoding Maf family protein yields MKNYQLVLASTSPFRQEILKKLHLDFVTAKPDCDETPITGESPQQLVMRLAEEKAKSCQVTSPSLIIGSDQVCVIDGEIIGKPHTREKAIEQLSRQSSKSITFYTGLSVWNSVTQKADTRLDTFVVHFRDLTRTQIESYVDKEQPLYCAGSFKSEGLGIALFERLEGKDPNTLIGLPLIDLIDMLEAQGLDVL; encoded by the coding sequence ATGAAAAATTACCAACTAGTTTTGGCCTCTACTTCACCATTTAGGCAAGAGATCCTTAAAAAACTGCATTTAGACTTTGTGACTGCTAAGCCTGACTGCGACGAAACACCAATTACCGGAGAGTCGCCGCAGCAACTGGTCATGCGTTTAGCAGAAGAGAAAGCCAAGTCTTGTCAGGTAACCTCACCAAGCTTAATCATAGGTTCAGACCAAGTGTGTGTGATTGATGGGGAAATCATCGGTAAACCACACACCCGCGAAAAAGCCATTGAACAGTTATCACGTCAAAGCAGCAAAAGCATTACCTTTTACACCGGCCTGTCCGTTTGGAACTCTGTTACTCAAAAAGCTGACACACGTCTCGACACCTTCGTGGTTCATTTTCGCGACTTAACCAGGACACAAATCGAAAGCTATGTCGACAAAGAGCAGCCTCTCTATTGTGCAGGCAGTTTTAAGAGTGAAGGACTGGGTATTGCTCTCTTTGAACGCCTTGAAGGTAAAGACCCGAATACGCTGATTGGACTACCGCTTATCGACCTGATTGATATGTTGGAAGCGCAAGGTTTGGATGTGCTTTAG
- the rluC gene encoding 23S rRNA pseudouridine(955/2504/2580) synthase RluC, whose protein sequence is MSEIRTKVQFIDIDEDMAGQRIDNFLRNQLKNIPKSMIYRIVRKGEVRVNKKRIKAEYKLKAGDLVRIPPVTVEEKVEENVPSTKLNKVSELEHCIIYEDDHMLILNKPSGTAVHGGSGLKFGAIEALRALRPEARFLELVHRIDRDTSGILLVAKKRSALRHLQAQFREKTVQKYYFALVMGEWKNSCKVVNAPLLKNEVNSIVRVNPNGKASETRFKVLEKFKDATLIQASPITGRTHQIRVHTQYTGHPIAWDDRYGDRRFDAYTSKVGLDRLFLHAANIKFTHPGSEEKMDISAPMEAKLEKAIAGLRKL, encoded by the coding sequence ATGAGCGAAATTAGAACCAAAGTCCAATTTATCGACATCGATGAAGATATGGCTGGTCAACGTATTGATAACTTCTTACGTAACCAATTAAAAAACATCCCGAAAAGTATGATTTATCGAATCGTACGTAAGGGCGAAGTGCGTGTGAACAAAAAGCGCATCAAAGCCGAATACAAGTTGAAAGCCGGTGACCTCGTGCGTATTCCACCTGTGACCGTGGAAGAGAAAGTTGAAGAGAACGTACCAAGCACTAAGTTGAATAAGGTGTCCGAGCTAGAGCATTGCATCATTTATGAAGATGATCACATGCTTATCTTGAATAAGCCTTCAGGTACAGCCGTGCACGGTGGTAGTGGCCTTAAGTTCGGCGCGATTGAAGCTCTACGCGCATTGCGACCAGAAGCGCGCTTCTTGGAGTTAGTGCACCGAATTGATAGAGATACTTCCGGCATCCTTTTGGTCGCAAAAAAGCGTTCGGCGCTGCGCCACTTGCAAGCTCAGTTCCGAGAAAAGACAGTCCAGAAGTATTATTTCGCTCTTGTTATGGGTGAATGGAAAAACAGCTGCAAAGTGGTGAATGCACCGCTGCTTAAAAATGAAGTCAACAGTATTGTTCGAGTCAACCCAAACGGTAAGGCTTCTGAAACCCGCTTCAAGGTGCTCGAGAAGTTCAAAGATGCGACCTTGATTCAAGCAAGCCCGATTACTGGTCGTACTCACCAAATCCGCGTGCACACACAGTACACAGGTCACCCGATTGCATGGGATGATCGCTATGGCGATCGCCGTTTTGATGCTTACACCAGTAAAGTTGGTTTAGACCGTCTGTTCCTGCATGCCGCGAATATCAAGTTCACACACCCAGGCAGTGAAGAGAAGATGGATATCTCGGCTCCAATGGAAGCTAAGCTAGAGAAGGCAATCGCAGGTCTGCGTAAGCTTTAA
- the rne gene encoding ribonuclease E: MKRMLINATQKEELRVALVDGQRLFDLDIESPGHESKKANIYKGRITRIEPSLEAAFVDYGAERHGFLPLKEIAREYFPEGYTYQGRPSIKEVLKEGQEVIVQVEKEERGSKGAALTTFISLAGSYLVLMPNNPRAGGISRRIEGDERTQLKAALSTLELPQGMGLIVRTAGVGKSAEELEWDLNVLLNHWAAIKQASDSNAAPFLIHQESNVIVRAIRDYLRRDIGEILIDSNTIFERAQAHIQLVRPDFISRVKKYDGEVPLFSHYQIESQIESAFQREVRLPSGGSIVIDPTEALTSIDINSARATKGGDIEETALNTNLEAADEIARQLRLRDLGGLVVIDFIDMTPVRHQREVESRLRDAVRLDRARVQIGRISRFGLLEMSRQRLSPSLAEASHHICPRCTGTGVVRDNESLALSVLRLIEEEALKDNTAQVLAVVPVPIASYLLNEKRRSVNHIERTQEVKITVVPNSDMETPHFEVIRVREGEEFDLLSYLLPKKLDALKEAESKEPAEQTIRPKKIEEPALKGFAAPAQSAPAPAPKAAAAKVEEKKEEPKAQESGLISRFFKAIGSFLFGGSSSQEEKQEEKQEEKPKNNRNNRNNGNRQRRDRNDNRRRNQRGDRNENRDNKRRRKPARDEKPEEQKENATQQPRQNRKPKQDRRNKQRDEQKQQREEQVPSKVAEQGQQLAADAQTSKPEGQKQKSEAKAAKVKERRQRRKLNKQIRVKDQQAQAENNSAKEQVAAKDKSVAQEQKVAEQVEANQANAEQTEQEEPKQRRNRRSPRHLRASGQRRRRGRDRRPNPFRLRKGGVASPEMAMGKVMPRFVPKPHHKQAKPEAAKAEAQAQQSTELEAVQNNVVIAGGFACPEMAMGKVIIRREEPVVEAVVEAKAEEAVAQPAVEAPVVEKSVAEAPAAAPVAEEAPVADTPAIEESVEVEETVEAKTEETVTEDPVVEAPIAAAKPVEAAPVTEEKPSVEAKKQASSPMTKAPGPQEIKEIEVVAAPFRSERYVSKGAGSQVASNQAGSGMTKPNY, encoded by the coding sequence ATGAAAAGAATGTTAATTAACGCAACTCAAAAAGAAGAGTTGCGTGTCGCTTTGGTTGATGGCCAGCGACTTTTCGATCTTGATATCGAAAGTCCCGGTCACGAATCAAAAAAAGCGAATATCTACAAAGGACGTATCACTCGTATTGAACCAAGCCTAGAAGCGGCATTTGTTGACTACGGCGCAGAACGTCACGGTTTCCTCCCTCTTAAAGAAATAGCCCGCGAATACTTCCCTGAAGGTTACACATACCAAGGTCGTCCAAGCATCAAAGAAGTGCTAAAGGAAGGCCAGGAAGTTATCGTACAAGTTGAGAAAGAAGAACGTGGTAGCAAAGGTGCTGCACTGACTACTTTCATCTCTTTGGCGGGTAGCTACTTAGTTCTTATGCCAAACAACCCTCGTGCAGGCGGTATCTCTCGCCGTATCGAAGGTGACGAGCGTACTCAACTAAAAGCCGCTTTAAGCACGCTTGAGCTTCCTCAAGGCATGGGTTTAATCGTTCGTACTGCTGGCGTTGGCAAAAGCGCAGAAGAGCTTGAGTGGGACTTAAACGTACTACTTAATCACTGGGCTGCTATCAAGCAGGCTTCGGATTCAAACGCAGCACCTTTCCTTATCCACCAAGAAAGTAACGTAATTGTTCGTGCAATTCGCGACTACTTGCGTCGTGATATTGGTGAAATTCTTATCGACAGCAACACTATTTTTGAGCGTGCACAAGCGCACATTCAACTAGTGCGCCCAGACTTTATCAGTCGCGTTAAGAAGTACGACGGTGAAGTTCCTCTATTTAGCCACTACCAGATCGAGAGCCAAATTGAATCTGCTTTCCAACGTGAAGTTCGCCTTCCGTCAGGTGGTTCAATCGTTATCGACCCAACAGAAGCGCTAACTTCTATCGATATCAACTCTGCTCGTGCAACGAAAGGCGGTGATATTGAAGAGACCGCTCTGAACACCAACCTAGAAGCTGCAGATGAAATTGCTCGTCAACTTCGTCTACGTGACCTAGGTGGTCTAGTCGTTATCGACTTCATCGATATGACGCCTGTTCGTCATCAACGCGAAGTAGAGAGCCGTCTACGTGATGCAGTTCGTCTAGATCGTGCACGTGTTCAAATCGGTCGTATTTCTCGATTCGGTCTTCTTGAGATGTCTCGTCAGCGTCTAAGCCCTTCTCTAGCAGAAGCAAGCCACCACATCTGTCCTCGCTGTACAGGTACTGGTGTTGTACGTGATAACGAATCTCTAGCACTTTCTGTTCTTCGTTTAATCGAAGAGGAAGCGCTAAAAGACAACACAGCACAAGTGCTTGCCGTTGTACCAGTGCCAATCGCTTCTTACCTACTGAACGAGAAGCGTCGCTCTGTAAACCACATTGAGCGTACTCAAGAAGTTAAGATCACTGTTGTTCCTAACTCTGACATGGAAACTCCGCACTTCGAAGTTATCCGTGTTCGTGAAGGTGAAGAGTTCGATCTACTTTCTTACCTACTGCCTAAGAAGCTAGACGCTCTGAAAGAAGCAGAAAGCAAAGAACCAGCAGAACAGACGATTCGTCCTAAGAAGATTGAAGAACCTGCACTGAAAGGTTTTGCTGCTCCAGCTCAATCTGCACCAGCTCCAGCGCCAAAAGCGGCAGCTGCAAAAGTAGAAGAGAAGAAAGAAGAGCCTAAAGCACAAGAATCAGGCCTAATCAGCCGCTTCTTCAAAGCTATTGGCAGCTTCCTATTCGGTGGATCTTCATCTCAAGAAGAGAAACAGGAAGAGAAGCAAGAAGAGAAACCTAAGAACAATCGCAACAATCGCAACAATGGCAACCGTCAACGTCGCGATCGCAATGACAATCGTCGTCGCAACCAGCGTGGTGACCGTAACGAAAACCGCGACAACAAGCGCCGTCGTAAGCCAGCTCGTGATGAGAAGCCTGAAGAGCAAAAAGAAAATGCCACTCAGCAGCCTCGTCAAAACCGTAAGCCGAAGCAAGATCGCCGTAATAAGCAGCGTGACGAGCAGAAGCAACAACGCGAAGAGCAAGTACCATCTAAGGTTGCAGAACAAGGTCAACAGCTAGCAGCTGATGCTCAAACTTCTAAACCAGAAGGTCAAAAGCAGAAGTCTGAAGCGAAAGCTGCAAAAGTTAAAGAGCGTCGTCAACGTCGTAAACTGAACAAGCAGATCCGCGTTAAAGACCAGCAAGCTCAAGCAGAAAACAACTCTGCGAAAGAGCAGGTTGCAGCTAAAGATAAGTCTGTTGCTCAAGAGCAAAAGGTAGCGGAACAAGTAGAAGCTAACCAAGCGAATGCTGAACAAACAGAACAGGAAGAGCCGAAGCAACGTCGTAACCGTCGTTCTCCACGTCACCTACGTGCAAGTGGTCAACGTCGTCGTCGCGGTCGTGATCGTCGCCCTAACCCATTCCGTCTACGTAAAGGTGGTGTAGCCTCTCCTGAGATGGCGATGGGTAAAGTGATGCCTCGTTTCGTGCCTAAGCCGCACCACAAACAAGCTAAGCCTGAAGCTGCGAAAGCAGAAGCGCAAGCACAACAATCAACTGAACTAGAAGCTGTTCAAAACAATGTTGTGATTGCTGGTGGTTTTGCATGTCCTGAAATGGCAATGGGTAAAGTAATTATCCGCCGTGAAGAGCCTGTGGTTGAAGCTGTTGTAGAAGCGAAAGCTGAAGAAGCTGTGGCACAGCCCGCAGTTGAAGCTCCTGTTGTTGAGAAATCTGTAGCTGAGGCGCCTGCAGCAGCACCCGTTGCTGAAGAAGCACCAGTCGCAGACACGCCTGCAATTGAGGAATCAGTTGAAGTTGAAGAAACGGTTGAAGCAAAAACTGAAGAGACTGTCACTGAAGATCCAGTTGTTGAAGCTCCAATTGCTGCGGCTAAGCCAGTTGAAGCTGCACCTGTGACTGAAGAGAAACCTTCAGTAGAAGCGAAGAAACAAGCTAGCTCGCCAATGACGAAAGCTCCAGGTCCTCAAGAGATCAAAGAGATTGAAGTTGTGGCAGCACCATTCCGTAGCGAACGTTACGTATCGAAAGGTGCAGGCAGTCAAGTTGCTTCGAACCAAGCAGGTTCTGGTATGACGAAACCAAACTACTAA
- a CDS encoding SulP family inorganic anion transporter: MFEFPQFSKHSVKNDVLSGLTVALALVPEAVAFAFVAGVDPMVGLYAAFIVGLITSIFGGRPGMISGATGAMAVVMVSLVATHGVQYLFAAIMLAGLLQIAAGIFKLGKFIRIVPHPVMIGFVNGLAIVIFLAQLGQFKAPDLTGALTWLPTDQMTLMLGLVALTMAIIHFLPKFTTAVPSSLVAIVTVTALVVGLDLETRTVVDFLRTMSGDDAATLAGSLPTFSIPAVPFNLETLYIILPYAVILAAIGLIESLLTLTVLDEMTNTRGQSNRECVGQGMANVTCSVFGAMGGCAMIGQSMINVNSGGRGRLSGIVAAVALLMFILFASSLIEMIPLAALVGVMFMVVIGTFEWATFKLARRVPKQDFFVIVLVTVVTVMTDLAVAVFVGVIASALMFAWQHAKHIYADTCINEEGSKEYKVNGPIFFGSTANFLELFDAKEDPQDVIVDFANSRVTDHSAIEAIDTIAERYAAQGKTLHLRHLSQDCVAMLHKAGSLVEANVAEDPIYKVMSK, translated from the coding sequence ATGTTCGAATTTCCACAATTTTCAAAGCACTCTGTAAAGAATGACGTTCTTTCAGGTCTTACTGTAGCACTTGCTCTAGTACCTGAAGCCGTTGCATTCGCCTTTGTTGCTGGTGTTGACCCAATGGTCGGCCTATATGCAGCATTCATCGTCGGCCTTATCACATCTATCTTCGGCGGTCGCCCAGGTATGATCTCTGGTGCAACGGGCGCAATGGCCGTTGTAATGGTTAGTCTTGTTGCGACTCACGGCGTTCAATACCTGTTTGCCGCAATCATGCTAGCAGGCCTTCTGCAGATCGCAGCAGGTATCTTTAAGCTTGGTAAATTTATTCGAATCGTTCCACATCCAGTAATGATCGGCTTTGTGAACGGTTTGGCGATTGTTATCTTCCTTGCTCAGCTTGGTCAATTTAAAGCTCCAGACCTCACTGGCGCACTCACTTGGCTTCCAACAGACCAAATGACACTTATGCTTGGTCTGGTAGCACTGACTATGGCAATCATCCACTTCCTGCCTAAGTTTACAACTGCAGTGCCTTCTTCACTGGTTGCTATTGTGACGGTGACAGCGCTAGTGGTTGGTTTAGATCTAGAAACTCGTACAGTAGTTGACTTCCTACGTACTATGTCTGGTGACGATGCAGCAACGCTTGCAGGCTCTCTACCAACATTCTCGATTCCAGCAGTGCCATTTAACCTAGAAACGCTCTACATCATCTTGCCTTACGCAGTCATTCTTGCGGCAATTGGTTTGATTGAATCGCTACTGACTTTGACTGTGCTTGATGAAATGACAAACACTCGTGGCCAATCAAACCGTGAATGTGTAGGTCAAGGCATGGCGAACGTAACGTGTTCAGTATTTGGCGCGATGGGTGGTTGTGCGATGATTGGTCAATCGATGATCAACGTAAACTCTGGTGGCCGTGGTCGTCTATCAGGTATCGTTGCTGCGGTTGCACTATTGATGTTCATTCTATTTGCATCGTCGCTAATTGAAATGATTCCTCTAGCAGCACTTGTGGGCGTAATGTTCATGGTTGTTATCGGTACATTCGAATGGGCAACGTTCAAGCTTGCGCGCCGCGTACCAAAACAAGACTTCTTTGTTATCGTTCTAGTAACAGTTGTTACTGTAATGACTGACCTTGCAGTCGCCGTATTTGTGGGTGTTATCGCATCTGCGCTAATGTTCGCTTGGCAGCACGCTAAACACATCTACGCAGATACTTGCATCAATGAAGAAGGCTCAAAAGAGTACAAAGTTAACGGCCCGATCTTCTTCGGCTCGACAGCAAACTTCCTTGAGCTATTTGATGCTAAAGAAGATCCACAAGATGTAATCGTCGATTTCGCAAACTCTCGTGTAACTGACCACTCAGCAATCGAAGCGATCGATACTATTGCCGAACGTTACGCAGCACAAGGTAAAACACTGCACCTACGTCACCTGAGCCAAGACTGTGTCGCTATGCTGCACAAAGCCGGTAGCTTAGTTGAAGCTAACGTTGCAGAAGATCCTATCTACAAGGTTATGTCTAAGTAA
- a CDS encoding low molecular weight protein-tyrosine-phosphatase, with the protein MKKILVVCMGNICRSPTGEAILRAKAKSMGIEVEVDSAGTIGFHQGNPPDPRSKAAGEARGYSFKGIRSRKVVAQDFDEFDLILAADRANLADLESQCLDHLQHKLALFLSFGESSYEEIPDPYYGEGDGFELVLDLIEESSEAILKSL; encoded by the coding sequence ATGAAAAAGATACTGGTAGTCTGTATGGGGAATATCTGTCGCTCACCAACAGGGGAAGCGATATTGCGTGCTAAAGCCAAGTCTATGGGGATCGAGGTTGAGGTAGACTCCGCTGGTACAATCGGTTTCCACCAAGGAAACCCACCAGATCCCCGTTCTAAAGCGGCTGGTGAGGCTAGGGGCTACAGCTTTAAAGGAATTCGTTCTCGTAAAGTGGTGGCACAAGACTTTGATGAGTTCGACCTAATTTTAGCTGCAGATAGAGCGAACTTAGCTGACTTAGAATCTCAATGTCTAGATCACTTACAGCATAAATTGGCTCTATTTCTAAGCTTTGGTGAATCGAGTTATGAGGAAATTCCTGATCCTTACTATGGAGAGGGAGATGGCTTCGAATTGGTGCTCGATTTAATTGAAGAGTCGAGTGAAGCGATATTGAAATCACTGTAA
- the cobO gene encoding cob(I)yrinic acid a,c-diamide adenosyltransferase, which translates to MSTEDNKEQRHKARQQKVKEQVDARVAAAQEVKGLLLVITGNGKGKSTSGFGTITRAVGHGKKCAVAQFVKGTWDNGEKNVLEKLDVEFQVMGTGFTWETQNKAKDIEAAQRVWTECKRMLADESLDVILFDELTYMVSYGYIQLDEVVEALNNRPKMQSVIITGRGAHRTLTEMADTVSEVRNVKHAFESGVKALQGVDW; encoded by the coding sequence ATGTCGACTGAAGACAACAAAGAACAGCGCCATAAGGCCCGCCAACAGAAAGTGAAAGAACAAGTTGATGCTCGTGTTGCCGCTGCTCAGGAAGTTAAAGGCCTACTGCTTGTCATTACAGGTAATGGTAAAGGCAAGTCAACTTCTGGCTTTGGTACCATTACTCGTGCTGTTGGTCACGGCAAGAAATGTGCTGTAGCTCAATTCGTCAAAGGAACATGGGACAACGGCGAAAAGAATGTGCTTGAGAAGCTCGATGTTGAATTTCAAGTGATGGGCACAGGCTTCACTTGGGAAACGCAAAACAAAGCCAAAGATATTGAAGCAGCACAACGTGTTTGGACAGAGTGTAAGCGCATGCTCGCTGACGAGTCATTGGATGTGATTCTATTTGATGAGCTAACCTACATGGTTAGTTACGGTTACATTCAACTTGATGAAGTTGTTGAAGCACTAAACAATCGACCGAAGATGCAATCAGTGATCATTACAGGTCGTGGCGCTCACCGCACACTTACTGAGATGGCAGACACTGTTTCAGAGGTGCGCAATGTTAAACACGCTTTCGAATCAGGGGTTAAAGCGCTACAAGGCGTCGATTGGTAA